One window of Pseudacidobacterium ailaaui genomic DNA carries:
- the thpR gene encoding RNA 2',3'-cyclic phosphodiesterase: MRLFTALALDPETAEGLRAYVAGLRQKFPLLKWALPDGWHVTLQFLGEGREDSYAAIVKELRGVCAAPVKVRLGRPDFFARAGIFHVAVERTESLLALYGKTTAALARCGFAPEARPYTPHITLARRRGGAPSSDFRRLQLEVEKNATVKFSSFVAHEFLLYQSFTGGPVSRYEVRERFPLL, encoded by the coding sequence ATGAGACTCTTTACGGCCTTGGCCCTTGATCCGGAAACGGCAGAGGGGCTGCGCGCGTATGTGGCCGGCTTACGGCAAAAGTTTCCTCTCCTGAAATGGGCGCTTCCCGACGGCTGGCACGTCACGTTGCAGTTTCTGGGTGAAGGCCGAGAAGACAGCTACGCCGCAATCGTAAAAGAATTACGTGGAGTCTGTGCCGCGCCGGTGAAAGTGCGGCTGGGCCGGCCTGATTTTTTTGCGAGGGCCGGGATCTTTCACGTTGCCGTCGAAAGAACAGAATCGCTGCTTGCACTTTATGGGAAGACGACCGCGGCCTTGGCGCGCTGTGGCTTTGCTCCGGAAGCGCGACCTTACACACCGCACATTACCCTGGCACGGAGGAGAGGCGGCGCGCCCTCTTCGGACTTCCGACGATTGCAACTGGAAGTGGAGAAAAACGCCACCGTGAAATTCTCATCATTTGTAGCGCATGAATTTTTGTTGTACCAGAGTTTCACCGGGGGACCGGTGTCCCGATACGAAGTGCGCGAGCGGTTCCCACTGTTGTAA
- a CDS encoding phytoene desaturase family protein, whose protein sequence is MSETAKHLGKINPSVPWKELVRRRWDVIIVGAGHNGLACAAYLAGAGMRVLVLEARERVGGACTMEEPFPGVRMSPCAYLAGLLHPRVVEELNLPQRGFRWTPAVNGLFVPFLDGTSVQLWDDDARCEEEIRRFSFRDVDGWKAMCDVIRRLRDALRPAGDGDLWIGEAPTREQIEERLGHDEEAKKVLFHWSMAEFVEHYLQDERLQVALLGQGVIGTHASPFDPGTASIRFHHSSGRLGGMPGMWGYVKGGMGMVSFYFCDAAREAGAVVATGVPVAAMVPGEGVLLMGGEHIAASVVVSNADPRRALAMLGDAADPAWKARVESIPMEGCTVKLNVLLRELPNFHARPGTWEPHHFGQINAPLSKVEWKQGFAAAEAGRLPEHLWCELYFQSVHDDSVAPSGLHTMSIFAQYVPYRFAEGTWETRRDEVRRLAFASLARFCSNLPAAVVDAQVLGPPDIEEKVGLTGGHIFQGECLPPYLWANRLSARTPMQGLYLCGACTHPGGSVIGINGRNAAMAVLQDLQASCK, encoded by the coding sequence ATGTCAGAAACAGCAAAGCATCTAGGGAAAATCAACCCTTCTGTGCCATGGAAGGAGCTGGTGCGCCGTCGCTGGGACGTCATCATTGTTGGCGCGGGGCACAATGGTCTTGCCTGTGCCGCGTATCTGGCTGGCGCCGGTATGCGCGTACTGGTGCTTGAAGCGCGAGAGCGCGTTGGCGGCGCATGCACGATGGAGGAGCCATTTCCTGGGGTGCGCATGTCTCCATGTGCCTATCTGGCCGGGTTGCTGCATCCACGGGTGGTAGAAGAGCTGAACCTGCCGCAGCGAGGATTTCGCTGGACGCCAGCGGTCAACGGCCTGTTTGTGCCATTTCTGGACGGAACAAGTGTCCAGCTTTGGGATGACGATGCCAGATGCGAGGAGGAAATCCGCCGGTTTAGTTTCCGCGATGTCGATGGCTGGAAGGCCATGTGCGATGTGATTCGCCGATTGCGTGATGCGCTGCGCCCCGCAGGAGATGGGGACCTGTGGATTGGCGAGGCACCCACACGGGAGCAGATTGAAGAGCGCCTGGGTCATGATGAAGAAGCCAAAAAAGTGCTCTTTCACTGGTCGATGGCCGAGTTTGTCGAGCACTATCTGCAGGATGAGCGTCTGCAGGTAGCCCTTCTCGGGCAGGGGGTCATCGGTACCCATGCCAGTCCATTCGACCCTGGCACGGCATCCATTCGTTTCCATCACTCCTCCGGACGCCTGGGTGGGATGCCGGGCATGTGGGGTTACGTGAAAGGAGGCATGGGGATGGTGTCCTTCTATTTTTGCGATGCGGCCCGGGAGGCGGGTGCCGTGGTAGCGACAGGTGTCCCCGTGGCTGCGATGGTGCCGGGCGAAGGGGTGCTGCTCATGGGAGGCGAGCACATAGCTGCTTCTGTTGTGGTTTCAAATGCAGACCCCAGGCGCGCGCTTGCCATGCTAGGGGACGCGGCCGATCCTGCATGGAAGGCCAGGGTCGAATCCATCCCCATGGAAGGCTGTACCGTAAAGCTGAATGTGCTGCTTCGTGAGTTGCCCAATTTCCATGCGCGTCCGGGTACGTGGGAGCCACACCACTTCGGGCAGATCAATGCACCGCTTTCCAAAGTGGAATGGAAGCAGGGGTTTGCGGCGGCCGAAGCGGGCCGGCTTCCGGAACATCTGTGGTGCGAATTGTATTTCCAGAGCGTGCACGATGACAGCGTCGCCCCCTCAGGCCTGCATACGATGAGCATCTTTGCCCAGTATGTTCCCTACCGGTTCGCAGAGGGGACCTGGGAGACGCGGCGTGATGAGGTCCGCAGGCTGGCCTTTGCTTCGCTGGCCAGGTTCTGCAGCAATCTTCCCGCCGCTGTGGTGGATGCACAGGTGCTGGGACCTCCTGACATTGAAGAAAAAGTGGGCCTCACCGGTGGACATATCTTTCAGGGAGAGTGTCTGCCGCCATATCTGTGGGCCAACCGCCTGAGCGCGCGGACCCCGATGCAAGGCCTGTATCTTTGCGGAGCGTGCACGCATCCGGGAGGCAGCGTCATCGGCATCAATGGGCGCAATGCGGCGATGGCGGTGCTGCAGGACCTACAGGCATCCTGCAAATAA
- a CDS encoding glycosyltransferase, with amino-acid sequence MQTLGLSMIVRNGAEDLRQCLASVRPVVQQMVIVDTGSTDDSPEVAREFGAELVCVPWTNHYAEARNRSLKHIRTDWVLVLDADEELSEEARSGIPSLLDCGGQVGGFALQQRNYLRQRYVHSLGVLSREIAGSHPRATGMGAKSFIDNPICRLFRRHPEIFFEGRIHEIVENRFPRAGFTLTLTGFVIHHFGHLAEKERHLEKQVRYREILRLALEEAPGDSRLWVQLAITEEVHFRNSDEALRCYQKAASLGYPRADAWVGMAQILQRKGEKEASLAALAHLADQGDEGVLKRELSGDALHDLGRLEEARQMYASALKRTREDRTACATGRDAQIESKLGYVEVRLGMHRQGLRRLRRAVAACPGLADQHDRLIKALVLMAREAEAAEAAEAALRDCMQERFVSRAAALYLRAGQTREAERVLGLGHNAFPHSGQLQALSASMGAPAASKE; translated from the coding sequence ATGCAGACCCTGGGCCTTTCCATGATTGTGCGCAACGGGGCCGAAGATCTCCGGCAGTGTCTGGCCAGCGTGCGGCCCGTGGTGCAGCAGATGGTGATTGTGGACACTGGGTCTACGGACGACTCCCCGGAGGTGGCCCGGGAGTTTGGCGCCGAGCTCGTGTGTGTTCCCTGGACAAACCATTATGCCGAAGCGAGGAATCGATCACTGAAGCACATACGGACGGACTGGGTGCTGGTGCTCGATGCCGATGAGGAGCTCTCAGAAGAGGCGCGGAGCGGGATCCCGTCTTTGCTCGATTGCGGCGGGCAGGTGGGAGGGTTTGCCCTCCAGCAGCGCAATTATCTGAGGCAGCGATATGTGCATTCGCTGGGGGTGCTTTCGCGCGAGATCGCCGGCAGCCATCCGCGGGCCACTGGAATGGGGGCCAAGTCTTTTATTGATAATCCCATCTGCAGATTGTTCCGCCGCCATCCGGAGATTTTCTTTGAAGGCCGGATCCATGAGATTGTGGAGAACCGTTTCCCGCGGGCCGGTTTCACTCTCACCCTTACTGGCTTTGTCATCCACCACTTCGGCCATCTGGCCGAAAAGGAGCGTCACCTTGAAAAGCAGGTGCGCTACCGTGAGATTCTCCGTCTGGCGCTTGAGGAGGCCCCGGGCGACAGCCGCTTATGGGTGCAGCTTGCCATCACAGAAGAGGTGCATTTTCGGAACAGCGACGAGGCGCTGCGGTGTTATCAGAAGGCAGCCAGCCTGGGGTATCCCCGGGCAGATGCCTGGGTAGGGATGGCGCAGATTTTGCAGAGAAAGGGAGAGAAGGAGGCTTCGCTTGCTGCGTTGGCGCACCTTGCCGACCAGGGGGACGAGGGGGTCCTGAAGCGGGAGTTGAGCGGCGACGCGCTGCACGATCTGGGGCGACTCGAAGAGGCCCGGCAGATGTACGCCTCTGCACTCAAGCGCACGCGGGAAGACCGGACGGCCTGCGCAACGGGCAGGGACGCGCAGATTGAAAGCAAGCTGGGTTATGTGGAAGTGCGCCTGGGAATGCATCGGCAGGGATTGAGAAGGTTACGTCGGGCCGTGGCGGCATGTCCCGGTCTGGCGGACCAGCATGACCGCCTGATCAAGGCCCTGGTGCTGATGGCGCGGGAGGCCGAGGCGGCCGAGGCGGCAGAAGCGGCGCTGCGCGATTGCATGCAGGAGAGGTTTGTGTCGCGCGCAGCGGCGCTTTATCTTCGCGCCGGGCAAACCAGGGAAGCCGAGCGGGTCCTGGGCCTGGGGCACAATGCCTTTCCTCATTCTGGGCAATTGCAGGCGTTGTCGGCCTCGATGGGAGCGCCTGCCGCGAGCAAGGAGTAA
- a CDS encoding TylF/MycF family methyltransferase — MANYLISIMRPPGYLHSEAFREVAETLLCGLRNLGHRAAIAENTVDPQVTNIVLGAHLLTERDGRSLPPGTILYNLEQLGSPHLREAYYALAERYQIWDYSPINLALWQQRRCLFPPQLVEIGYTPELRRIAAAEQQDIDVLFYGSMNEHRLAVLRRLQEAGARVHAVFGVYGRERDALIARAKIVLNMHCYQARLFEVVRVSYLLANGKAVVSESACDMGEYEKAIAVFPYEELAEGCLELLRDERRRRELEEQGREFFCRRPMTDILRRVLPPAQRPEDELRTLYLDMVQKCLINVIYEDPNQSQWAPAQYDRQLREYGRDWPLLAHSMIGNARMSQLRQAVEAVLQQGVPGDLIETGVWRGGACILMRAVLKAYGVTDRRVWVADSFCGLPQPAPGVEADAGDMHHTFKELAVPLEQVKANFAKYGLLDDQVCFLKGWFSETLPTAPIERLAILRLDGDMYGSTMDALTSLYDKVSEGGFVIVDDFGAVRGCQQAVMEFRSARGITDPILNIDGYGVFWRKGAGAGRTPTV, encoded by the coding sequence TTGGCAAATTATCTGATTTCCATCATGCGGCCGCCGGGCTATCTGCACAGCGAGGCCTTTCGCGAAGTGGCCGAGACGCTGCTCTGTGGGTTGCGCAATCTTGGGCACCGGGCGGCCATTGCGGAAAACACGGTGGACCCGCAGGTGACCAATATTGTGCTAGGGGCGCACCTGCTTACGGAAAGAGACGGCCGCAGCCTGCCTCCAGGCACGATTCTTTATAACCTGGAGCAGCTTGGCTCCCCGCATCTGCGGGAAGCCTACTACGCGCTGGCGGAGCGTTACCAGATCTGGGACTACAGCCCGATCAACCTGGCCCTGTGGCAGCAGCGACGCTGTTTGTTTCCGCCACAACTGGTGGAGATCGGGTATACGCCGGAGCTCAGGCGTATTGCTGCTGCGGAGCAGCAGGACATTGATGTGTTGTTCTATGGCTCGATGAATGAGCACCGGCTTGCCGTCCTGCGCCGGCTGCAAGAGGCGGGCGCACGTGTTCATGCCGTGTTTGGCGTGTATGGCCGGGAACGGGACGCACTGATTGCACGGGCAAAGATTGTCCTGAACATGCATTGCTACCAGGCCCGGCTGTTTGAGGTGGTGCGGGTCTCCTATCTGCTGGCAAATGGAAAAGCGGTGGTCAGCGAGAGTGCCTGTGATATGGGAGAGTACGAAAAGGCGATTGCCGTCTTTCCCTATGAGGAGCTGGCAGAGGGTTGTTTGGAGCTGCTGCGGGACGAACGGAGGAGAAGAGAGCTGGAAGAGCAGGGCCGCGAATTTTTTTGCAGGCGGCCCATGACCGATATTCTCCGCAGGGTGTTGCCGCCAGCACAAAGGCCGGAGGACGAGCTGCGCACGCTGTATCTGGACATGGTGCAGAAGTGCCTCATCAACGTAATTTACGAAGACCCCAACCAGAGCCAGTGGGCACCGGCGCAGTATGACCGTCAATTGCGCGAATATGGCAGGGACTGGCCCCTGCTGGCCCACAGTATGATTGGCAATGCAAGAATGAGCCAGCTGCGTCAGGCAGTGGAGGCTGTTCTTCAGCAAGGAGTGCCGGGGGACCTGATCGAGACCGGTGTCTGGAGGGGCGGGGCCTGCATTCTGATGCGTGCGGTCCTGAAGGCCTATGGAGTCACCGACAGGCGAGTCTGGGTAGCCGACTCATTCTGCGGATTGCCGCAGCCGGCACCGGGAGTGGAGGCCGATGCAGGAGACATGCACCATACGTTCAAGGAGCTGGCGGTCCCACTGGAGCAGGTCAAGGCCAACTTTGCCAAATACGGGCTGCTGGACGACCAGGTGTGTTTTCTGAAGGGATGGTTTTCCGAAACATTACCCACCGCCCCAATCGAACGGCTTGCCATCCTGCGACTGGATGGAGACATGTATGGCTCTACCATGGATGCTCTGACCAGTCTTTATGACAAGGTCTCCGAGGGAGGTTTCGTGATTGTGGATGATTTTGGCGCCGTGCGCGGCTGTCAGCAGGCGGTCATGGAATTTCGCTCTGCGCGAGGGATTACAGATCCGATCCTCAATATAGATGGATACGGGGTCTTCTGGCGGAAAGGCGCAGGCGCGGGGAGGACGCCTACGGTTTAA
- a CDS encoding glycoside hydrolase family 2 protein produces MDATYGTPRNVQEYVRIAQTMAYDGERAMFEAYARNKYTSTGVIQWMLNNAWPSNIWHLYDYYLDAGGGYYGTKKACEPLHVQYSYDDHSIVVVNSTYQASPSLRVKATVYDIGLKKLFEQQAGVRVAADASQRAVLVPDSVFSEGSSLYFVDLSLSKESGETISRNFYWVPSTLTRFDWQKTDYTHTPAAQHEDMQALAHLPDAKVKAEVQVVSSGGKERIALGLHNVSNALAFQVVATLRDAYGADITPAVWSDNYLALLPGESRVLSIQLPAHVPKDAVVVVSGWNIPKQTLAIR; encoded by the coding sequence ATGGATGCCACCTATGGTACGCCGCGCAATGTGCAGGAGTATGTGCGCATCGCGCAGACCATGGCCTACGATGGCGAACGAGCGATGTTTGAAGCGTATGCGCGCAACAAATACACGTCCACGGGCGTGATCCAGTGGATGCTGAACAATGCATGGCCTTCCAACATCTGGCATCTGTATGACTACTATCTCGATGCAGGGGGAGGATACTACGGAACAAAGAAGGCCTGTGAGCCGCTCCACGTGCAATATTCTTATGATGATCACAGCATTGTGGTCGTCAACAGCACGTACCAGGCATCCCCGTCGCTCCGGGTGAAGGCCACTGTGTATGACATTGGTCTAAAGAAGCTGTTTGAACAGCAAGCAGGGGTGCGCGTGGCGGCGGATGCCTCGCAGCGTGCTGTGCTGGTCCCGGATTCTGTCTTTTCTGAGGGTTCGAGTTTGTACTTTGTGGACCTGTCTTTGAGCAAGGAGTCAGGGGAGACCATCAGCCGCAATTTCTACTGGGTACCCTCGACCTTAACCCGGTTTGACTGGCAGAAGACAGACTATACGCATACGCCTGCGGCCCAGCATGAAGACATGCAGGCCCTGGCCCATCTGCCGGACGCCAAAGTGAAGGCGGAAGTCCAGGTTGTTTCTTCCGGCGGAAAGGAACGCATTGCACTGGGCCTGCACAACGTATCGAACGCACTGGCTTTTCAGGTGGTGGCCACGTTGCGTGACGCTTATGGAGCGGACATCACTCCGGCCGTTTGGTCAGACAACTATCTTGCCCTGTTGCCGGGCGAGTCGCGCGTCCTCTCCATTCAGCTGCCTGCTCATGTTCCCAAAGATGCAGTCGTTGTTGTGTCCGGATGGAACATTCCGAAGCAGACCCTCGCAATCAGGTAA
- a CDS encoding glycoside hydrolase family 2 protein has product MAWRRMVLLAVFLPALLKPAQAETIALRDGWQVQSACALQAEGPRISTERFRPQGWYRTSVPATVLAVQVHAGVIRQPYFGTNLRAIPGTTYPVGHNFANLPMPEGSPYRCGWWYRREFVVPSAGKGRTWWLRFAGINYRADLWINGRRLADSSQVAGAYRTYEWNVTDAVVYGRPNVLAVEVFAPTEKDLGINWVDWNPCPPDKDMGLWGAVDLVTSGPVALRSPMAVTHFPGASLRRADLTVYAELQNAARRPVHGVVSGTVAGIRIEQAVDLKPEEAKTIVFDPGKYTQLQIKDPQLWWPYPMGRPHLEVLDLKFVTGGRVSDEQRVRFGLREITSELTDQGHRLFRVNGRPLLVRGAGWSPDMLLRQDPDRLREELMLVRDMYLNTIRLEGKLETEDFFRLADEQGILVMLGWCCCDQWEHWDKWTPENYQVAKESLRSQMLRIRSHPSLLVWLNGSDNPPPADVERMYLEVEAQTHWPNPVLSSASARATSVTGPSGVKMTGPYDYVAPSYWYMDKGSHGGPGASIRRPVPGLRFPASAA; this is encoded by the coding sequence ATGGCGTGGAGGCGGATGGTCCTGCTGGCGGTATTCCTGCCGGCCCTGCTCAAACCTGCGCAGGCGGAAACCATTGCGCTTCGTGATGGATGGCAGGTGCAGTCGGCGTGTGCATTGCAGGCCGAAGGCCCGCGGATCTCGACAGAGAGGTTTCGTCCCCAGGGCTGGTATCGGACGAGCGTGCCGGCGACGGTGCTGGCAGTCCAGGTCCATGCGGGTGTCATCCGGCAGCCTTATTTTGGCACGAACCTGCGCGCAATCCCGGGTACTACGTATCCGGTCGGGCATAACTTTGCCAATCTGCCCATGCCGGAAGGCAGTCCTTACCGGTGCGGATGGTGGTACCGCAGAGAATTCGTGGTCCCATCAGCGGGAAAAGGGCGCACTTGGTGGCTGCGTTTTGCTGGCATCAACTACCGTGCAGATCTCTGGATCAACGGCAGGCGTCTTGCGGACTCCTCACAGGTGGCCGGTGCATATCGCACTTATGAATGGAACGTGACGGACGCGGTGGTGTACGGCAGGCCGAATGTTCTTGCTGTGGAGGTCTTTGCGCCGACCGAGAAGGACCTCGGCATCAACTGGGTAGACTGGAACCCGTGTCCGCCGGACAAGGACATGGGCTTGTGGGGTGCGGTGGATTTGGTGACGAGCGGCCCAGTGGCACTGCGTTCACCGATGGCGGTCACGCATTTTCCGGGCGCGTCCCTCAGGCGTGCCGACCTGACCGTCTATGCGGAGCTCCAGAATGCAGCGCGGCGCCCGGTGCACGGAGTGGTGAGCGGGACGGTGGCAGGAATCCGGATTGAGCAGGCGGTGGACCTCAAGCCGGAGGAAGCCAAGACGATTGTCTTTGATCCTGGGAAATACACGCAGCTCCAGATAAAAGACCCGCAGCTTTGGTGGCCTTATCCGATGGGCAGGCCGCATCTGGAAGTGCTGGACCTGAAATTTGTGACCGGCGGTAGAGTTTCCGATGAGCAGAGGGTGCGTTTTGGTCTTCGTGAGATCACGTCGGAGCTCACTGACCAGGGACATCGGCTTTTTCGCGTGAATGGCCGCCCGCTGCTGGTCCGCGGCGCAGGATGGTCCCCGGACATGCTGCTGCGGCAGGACCCGGACCGATTGCGTGAGGAGCTGATGCTGGTGCGCGACATGTACCTGAACACCATCCGGCTGGAAGGAAAGCTGGAAACCGAAGACTTCTTCCGCCTGGCCGATGAGCAGGGCATTCTTGTGATGTTGGGCTGGTGCTGCTGCGACCAGTGGGAGCACTGGGACAAATGGACCCCGGAAAACTATCAGGTGGCCAAAGAGTCATTGCGTTCGCAGATGCTGCGCATCCGCAGCCATCCCAGCTTGCTGGTGTGGCTGAATGGGAGCGACAATCCTCCTCCCGCCGATGTGGAGCGGATGTATCTGGAGGTGGAGGCACAGACGCACTGGCCAAACCCGGTGCTGTCATCGGCGTCTGCGCGGGCCACCTCGGTGACTGGTCCCAGTGGCGTAAAGATGACCGGTCCGTATGACTATGTAGCTCCCTCCTACTGGTACATGGACAAAGGAAGTCACGGCGGGCCTGGGGCTTCAATACGGAGACCGGTCCCGGGCCTGCGATTCCCAGCCTCAGCAGCCTGA
- a CDS encoding APC family permease — MDEKPTSSLVRELTFRDLVLFYLAGGLSLRWIATAAAAGPSTVLVWIFACCFFFVPLAGSVMELSARWPQEGGLYVWTQRAFGDFAGFLAAWTYWMSNLPYFPAVLYFGAGSALFAVGRHGQHLASSRTYYLLFALGWLAVITGLNILGLKQGKWLNNICAMGAWTSVTVLVVLASVAASTHGVATDFSLRHLLPHPDLRNAIFWSTIFFAFGGCETGSFMGEEIQDARRTIPRALLFAGAVMTLSYMAGTVAMLVALPSSSISGVQGFARAIESLSAELQLRWLVVPVMGLIVLNSVGGAAAFLSSTSRLPFVAGIDRYLPSAFGRIHRRWRTPWVAIGVYGLAGMLCALLSQAGSTVRSAYDVMVSMSILTYFIPFLFLFASMIRLQCGAIPASAIRIPGGRPAAVVLASIGLLTTLLTIVLSIVPPDEEPHKLLAMAKVIGSTLFLVGAGVVVYLASAQRRKQTA, encoded by the coding sequence ATGGACGAGAAGCCCACATCCAGCCTTGTGCGCGAGCTCACTTTCCGCGACCTCGTACTCTTCTATCTGGCCGGCGGGTTAAGCCTGCGCTGGATCGCGACGGCGGCAGCAGCCGGGCCCAGTACAGTCCTCGTCTGGATCTTTGCCTGCTGTTTTTTCTTTGTGCCACTGGCCGGCAGCGTGATGGAGCTTTCTGCGCGCTGGCCGCAGGAAGGAGGCCTGTATGTGTGGACCCAGCGGGCCTTTGGCGATTTTGCGGGGTTCCTCGCGGCCTGGACATACTGGATGAGCAACCTGCCTTACTTTCCCGCCGTACTGTATTTTGGCGCAGGCAGCGCGTTGTTTGCAGTTGGAAGGCACGGACAGCATCTGGCCAGCAGCAGGACCTACTATCTGCTCTTTGCGCTGGGATGGCTGGCCGTGATCACCGGACTGAACATCCTTGGACTGAAGCAGGGCAAGTGGCTGAACAACATCTGTGCGATGGGAGCGTGGACCTCAGTCACAGTGTTAGTCGTGCTGGCCTCTGTGGCGGCGAGCACGCACGGCGTGGCCACAGATTTTTCACTGCGCCATCTTCTTCCGCATCCCGACCTGCGGAATGCCATCTTCTGGTCCACCATTTTCTTTGCCTTTGGCGGCTGCGAAACGGGCTCGTTTATGGGTGAGGAGATCCAGGATGCGCGGCGTACCATTCCGCGGGCGCTCCTCTTTGCGGGCGCTGTGATGACGCTCAGCTATATGGCCGGTACCGTGGCCATGCTTGTGGCGCTGCCCAGTTCCTCGATCAGCGGAGTGCAGGGTTTTGCTCGCGCCATTGAGTCCCTCAGCGCTGAATTACAGTTGCGGTGGCTGGTTGTTCCGGTGATGGGGCTGATTGTCCTGAACAGCGTCGGCGGGGCGGCTGCGTTTTTGTCGTCCACCTCGCGACTGCCCTTTGTGGCCGGGATAGACCGGTATCTGCCCTCCGCATTTGGCCGCATCCATCGGCGCTGGCGGACGCCCTGGGTGGCGATCGGCGTCTATGGACTGGCCGGGATGCTGTGCGCACTGCTCAGTCAGGCGGGGAGTACGGTGCGCAGCGCGTATGACGTCATGGTGAGCATGTCCATCCTTACCTATTTCATTCCTTTTCTGTTTCTTTTTGCCTCCATGATCCGTCTGCAATGCGGGGCCATTCCTGCGAGCGCCATCCGCATTCCGGGAGGCAGACCGGCTGCGGTAGTGCTGGCCTCCATTGGCTTGCTGACCACGCTGCTGACCATTGTGCTGTCCATTGTTCCTCCGGATGAGGAGCCGCACAAGCTGCTGGCGATGGCCAAGGTGATCGGCTCCACGCTGTTTCTGGTAGGGGCCGGAGTGGTTGTGTATCTTGCTTCAGCGCAAAGGCGAAAGCAAACCGCGTGA